In the genome of Actinomycetota bacterium, one region contains:
- a CDS encoding LysM peptidoglycan-binding domain-containing M23 family metallopeptidase, which produces MRKNLRVIGALAIMVLAVAATAATYVVRSGDSLSRIAAKNDTTVQALVKANHIKNPNLISVGQVLIIPNKKSYIVQAGDTLEGIAKRLGITVGQLAKANGITDPNIIYVGTRLQVGSDTAVFDPEIQQPQTYTVRRGDTLSAIAARFATSVNRLADANGIKDPNLITAGTVLMVTEGAWLCPVPEATFFNDWGFPRSGGRFHTGNDMFASRGTPVRAPVGGVVRQVTGSIGGFQVNLMGNDGTLYIASHLDRFGAKGAVTAGQTIGYVGDSGNAIGSRPHVHFEIHPDNGDAVNPYPVLSKACR; this is translated from the coding sequence ATGAGAAAGAACCTACGAGTCATCGGGGCACTCGCGATCATGGTGCTTGCCGTGGCCGCTACCGCGGCGACCTATGTCGTGCGTTCAGGAGACTCGCTGTCGAGAATCGCCGCGAAGAACGACACGACCGTGCAGGCACTCGTCAAAGCCAACCACATCAAGAATCCGAACCTGATCTCTGTCGGCCAGGTGCTGATCATCCCGAACAAGAAAAGCTACATCGTGCAGGCGGGAGACACGCTGGAAGGCATCGCGAAACGGCTTGGCATCACGGTCGGACAGCTGGCCAAAGCCAACGGCATCACCGACCCGAACATCATCTACGTCGGAACCAGACTCCAGGTCGGATCCGACACGGCCGTGTTCGATCCCGAGATCCAGCAGCCGCAGACCTACACGGTTCGGCGCGGAGACACCCTGAGCGCGATCGCCGCACGTTTCGCGACGTCGGTGAATCGGCTCGCGGACGCGAACGGGATCAAGGACCCGAATCTGATCACGGCCGGCACGGTGCTCATGGTGACCGAAGGTGCTTGGCTCTGCCCGGTCCCGGAAGCAACGTTCTTCAACGACTGGGGTTTCCCGAGGTCCGGAGGCCGTTTCCACACGGGGAACGACATGTTTGCTTCCCGGGGAACGCCCGTGCGGGCCCCTGTCGGTGGCGTCGTCCGGCAGGTGACCGGATCGATCGGTGGATTCCAGGTCAACCTCATGGGGAACGACGGCACCCTGTACATCGCGAGCCATCTCGACCGCTTCGGGGCCAAGGGCGCCGTCACTGCAGGCCAGACCATCGGCTACGTGGGCGACAGCGGCAACGCAATCGGCTCACGGCCGCATGTCCATTTCGAGATCCATCCCGACAACGGGGATGCCGTGAACCCGTACCCGGTGCTGTCGAAAGCGTGCCGATAG
- the rlmN gene encoding 23S rRNA (adenine(2503)-C(2))-methyltransferase RlmN — protein MPYLTHPDDLADLLPGQPSYRIDQLRRWLYKTPVLDVQDMTNLPTDVRTTLELWPFTVEVAQSADGGRTVKWLFRAPDGAAIETVLIGYEDRATVCISSQAGCALGCTFCATGQFGFERHLEAGEIVAQVAFARAHLRSSGMPDVPNRLTNVVFMGMGEPLANYEQVREAIRRIIEEMEMSARSLTVSTVGIVPGMARLTEEPWPINLAISLHAADDELRTSLVPINSRYPLAAVEAAALAYFAKKHRRISIEWTLIEGVNDSDEQAAGLAAIARRLRAHVNVISLNPTPLSPMLPSSRIDEFVTRLTAAGVNTTKRKNRGKSIDAACGQLRSGVSLKRAQGTAEA, from the coding sequence GTGCCGTATCTGACCCATCCCGACGACCTCGCCGACCTGCTCCCAGGCCAGCCTTCGTACCGGATCGATCAACTCCGACGTTGGCTGTACAAGACGCCGGTTCTCGACGTACAGGACATGACCAATCTGCCCACCGACGTCAGGACGACCCTCGAGTTGTGGCCGTTCACCGTGGAGGTGGCACAATCGGCCGACGGCGGACGAACGGTCAAGTGGCTGTTCAGGGCGCCGGACGGTGCGGCGATAGAGACGGTACTGATCGGCTACGAAGACAGGGCGACGGTCTGTATCTCCTCTCAGGCAGGCTGCGCGCTCGGCTGCACCTTCTGTGCCACCGGCCAGTTCGGCTTCGAACGCCATCTCGAAGCCGGCGAGATCGTTGCCCAGGTGGCGTTTGCCCGAGCCCACCTTCGAAGCTCCGGCATGCCGGACGTCCCCAACCGGCTCACGAACGTCGTCTTCATGGGAATGGGAGAGCCCCTCGCCAACTACGAGCAGGTTCGCGAGGCGATCCGCCGGATCATCGAGGAGATGGAGATGTCGGCCCGGTCGCTCACCGTATCCACCGTGGGCATCGTTCCGGGAATGGCCCGGCTCACCGAAGAGCCTTGGCCCATCAACCTCGCAATCAGTCTCCACGCCGCCGACGACGAACTCCGTACCTCACTGGTCCCCATCAACTCCCGGTACCCGCTCGCGGCCGTCGAAGCCGCCGCGTTGGCGTACTTCGCGAAGAAACATCGCCGCATCTCGATCGAGTGGACGCTCATCGAAGGAGTCAACGACAGCGATGAACAGGCCGCCGGGCTTGCCGCCATCGCTCGAAGGCTGCGAGCCCACGTCAACGTGATCTCGCTCAACCCCACGCCCCTGTCACCGATGCTCCCTTCCTCCCGCATCGACGAGTTCGTCACCCGCTTGACGGCAGCAGGTGTCAACACCACAAAACGCAAGAACCGTGGCAAGAGTATCGATGCAGCGTGTGGACAACTCAGAAGCGGCGTAAGCCTCAAGAGAGCCCAGGGAACCGCCGAAGCCTGA